The window CGATGCATCGTATTGATATCATCCTCTTCTGGCCCCAGCATCCGGTACGTCTCGAAGTAAAGCGTTCCGCGAACACAAAAAAAAGTCCCTACATCACTATTCACGGTAATGTAGGGATACTATTTTTCAAAGACTATTTCGCCAAAGTCGATTTGTTTAAGCATTAGAAATTAAGGAATTGTCCACGACTACTCTCATTGATTAAATATTTGATAATTCGTTTCACTACATAATTGGCAGCTTCCTCGATTGAAAACTTGCTTGTATCGATTTCGATTTCCGGGTTCCCAGGTGTATCATTTGTGCTCGAACTGCCTGCAAGCGGTCCATTTACATAAACTTCAATATATTCTTTGCCAATGATATCTCGCGCGGTTTCTCGGTCGTTTTCGATCGGGGAATCATTCGATACCAATGCAATAAGTCCCGCATCGTTCATCAATTTTGCAACTTCTGCTAATCGCTGCAACGATTCTCCCTGGCCATTCCCCAGTAACATGGTATGGTGGCCTGTCGATACCAACCGTTTTTCGACTTCCTTCGCAAGCGTTGATTTATCCGAAACCGTACCGGTGAACCAGAGGGTTAATGGATTCTGACCTTTTTGCTGGGCACGAACATCTCTGGTGATTTCCGTATCTAGCAGTACAGAATTGTCGGAACCTTGAACGATTTGCTCAATCACTCCGCAAGCAGATGTCATATTCGTGACACGATCGATCAGAATAAATCCGCCAATGCTTTTATTTTGTTCAAAAGAATCAATTACGATATTGTCAGATAAGGAAAACTCACATGTTGCCAATTCATTTTTGACGATATGATCCGTTGGAACCGTTTTTCCAGTATTAATTTCGATTTTATGCGTAATGGCCGTTACGGTACCTGGCAGAACCTTCGTTCCTACTTTGACCAGATAGTTTTTGCCTGGCGTCAGCACAGAATCATCCATCCAAAGAATCGTAGCTGAGAAGCTATTCGCCTCTTGGATTTGACTATCCTTTGTGAATACACAACCCCGCGAAACATCGACTTCCCGATCCAATTGAATGGTTACAGGCTGTCCAGCATAGGCATAATCGCGATCTTGGTCTCCCACGAGGATACGTTTGACTTTCGCCTTCTCATGACTAGGCAACGTTGTCAGCTCATCGCCAACCGCGATACGCCCAGCCTCAATTTGGCCTTGGAAACCACGGAATGTATGATCCGGACGGCATACACGCTGAATCGGCATCATAAATGGCTTCGTACTGTCGCTCTGATGAACGTCCACATTTTCCAAATATGGCAGCAAGGCAAGGCCTTCGTACCAAGGGGTATTTGGCGATTTTTTCGTAATGTTATCCCCTTCTGTGGCAGAAACAGGGATCACCTGAATGCTTTCAAAGTGAAACTCAGCGGTCAATTGCAAGAATTCTTGTTGGATCGCATCAAATATCTTAGGATCAAAACCGACTAAATCCATTTTGTTCACAGCTAAAACAAGATGTTTAATGCCCATAAGTGCGCAAATCCGAGTGTGGCGCTTGGTTTGGGTGATAACCCCTTTCTTTGCGTCCACAAGAATGATAGCCAGATCCGCAAAAGATGCGCCAACGGCCATGTTACGGGTATATTCTTCGTGTCCAGGCGTATCCGCTACGATGAAAGAACGGTCGTCCGTCGTAAAATACCGATAAGCCACATCAATCGTAATACCTTGCTCACGTTCGGCTAGCAGCCCGTCAAGCAGTAAGGAATAGTCAATTTTGCCGCCGCGGCTGCCCAGTCTGCTATCCAGCTCTAACGCTCTTTCCTGGTCGGCGAATAAAAGCTTGGCCTCATAAAGCATATGTCCAATTAAGGTGGATTTTCCGTCGTCTACACTTCCGCAAGTAATAAATTTAAGCAGACTTTTCATTTTAGAAATAACCCTCCCGTTTCCGTCTTTCCATACTTCCCGCCGCTTCTTGGTCAATTACCCGCGTTGTCCGTTCGGATGAGACCGCACCAAGCGTTTCTTCAATAATGGCATCTATCGTATCCGCCTCTGACTCAGCTCCCCCTGTAAGCGGATAGCAGCCTAATGTGCGAAAGCGCATCTTTTTCATTTCAATTTTCTCATGAGGCTCGAGCTTCATGCGATCATCGTCCACCATGATGAGATGTCCGTCGCGTTCAAGTACAGGTCTTTCTTTGGCAAAATAGAGAGGCACAATATCAATGTTTTCTCTGCGAATGTATTGCCAGATGTCTTTTTCCGTCCAGTTGGATATTGGGAAAACACGGATGCTTTCTCCCTTATTGATTCTTGTGTTGAAAAGTTTCCACATTTCCGGCCGTTGGTTTTTCGGATCCCAGGCATGATTCTTATTCCGGAAAGAGAAAATCCGCTCCTTCGCACGCGACTTCTCCTCGTCACGCCTTCCGCCGCCGAACGCAGCCGTAAATCCGTATTTGTCCAATCCTTCTTTCAAAGCTTGGGTTTTCATAATATCCGTATACGCGGAACCATGATCGAACGGGTTGATCCCTTGATCAATCCCTTCCTGATTGGAGTGAACAATCATCTTGATTCCGAATTCTTTTGCCTTACGATCGCGGAATTCAATCATTTCTTTGAACTTCCACGTCGTATCAATATGCATGAAAGAAAATGGCGGCTTCTCCGGATAAAAAGCTTTCAGCGCCAAATGCAGCATCACGGAACTATCCTTTCCGATCGAATACAGCATCACGGGATTTTCACATTCCGCCGCTACTTCTCGGATAATATAAATCGCTTCAGCCTCGAGTTGATCCAGATGCGTCATTTCTTGTATGGAATCAAGCATCAGTTTTTGCATGGAAAGGTGCCTCCTTTTAATTCTTACTAAATCTATCGCATTTCTTTATATCCTATCAGATTTTGGCTTTTATGCAAAGTGGAAGAAAGTAACTTCTCTAATTTTTTATCATTTTCCTCGAATATTGTCGTACTTTTTCCGAGAGCGTCACTTTCTTTAGCACAATAATCACAGTATGCAATTAAAGTTCACTTCGTCAAGCCTGAACAGTGGGTTCTTCACGTTTGAAAAAGGATTGGGTCGATAAGGATTACTTTGAAGAGCTCGTAATGTACCAAAAGCATGGGAGTCGAACCCCTGTTCATTTTTCCATGCGAAAATTAAACATTCTACTCGAAATAAATTAAAGTTTTTTCACAATAAATATTGAGGACGCAACATTTCGCGTCCCCAATCAGTCCACAACCCTATTAATCTTTTACTCAATCCCCTTATAAATCGATAGAATTTACAGATTCAATATGCACCCGTATGGTGTGCACAGCCAATTGGTCCTTACATTAAGAGTGGTCGTGGTATGCATACGATTAGTTGCAATACACTTCATAACCTTCTCACCGTATCTATCGTGACGACTATGCATTGTGTTGCGATTAGTGCATTTTTATTTAAATTTCACAAAAACGTGAGAAAGCGAAGGTAGGCTAATTACACCGTTTAATGATGGTAACTAAACATTTTACGGTTCTCCCTAGTGCGTCTCTTAAAAGAAATAGGTTATAATTTAAAAGCATTATTGTACGAACAACATATTTGCAAAAAAATCGTAGGGTCATTAAAACAGTTACATGGATAAGAGATGAAAGTAGTCGTTTAATCGCCACCCACCCCCTTCTACACAAAAAAGCCTCAGATCATTGTCTCTGAGGCAAATCTTTTTCGTTTGCTATATAATCTCGCCTAACCAAACATCTCCGACACTAACATTATAAATAGTATCCTTACCGATACTTAATTTTACAGTCTCATACTTGTATGCTTTGTTTTTTATAGCTTCAATATCCTTGTCAGTCCTAAACCCCAAACCAATATCCTCTTGTAGGTCAGAAAGCCAATAATCATCTGAATGTATAGCAAGTTCCCATTTAAATTCTTGAAGACCAAGTATTCTCCCATTCAGATGTGAGGGGAATGCTTTTTTATCGTTGCTTTTATCGAATGTATTATCGTAATAATTTAAGCATTCACGAAAAGCGACAACAATTTGTGAATTAATAAAGTTCGGATTATAGAGCCAAATTTTCAGATAGAATGGTTCATTTAATCTTTTCATCTGCTGAGACCAAGATTGGTAAACTTCTATCATTGCCTCAAGTATTAAACGAGAATACCACATCGGAGGATTGCGTCTAGTTAACCTGTAAAATGGGTCAATCCATAGCTTTTCGCTTTTTAACGTGATATAGCAAAACGTACATTGGTAGCAAAAGAAGCATGCATTATGAGGATAAGCATTCTCCATAAGCAGTATCGGACCGGAACAGTTCCGCGACTGCTCCGCCGGTTCCGTACCTATTTTTAATACGGGAAAAGGCTGACAGGTTACGAATTAAAAGCAAAAGCACCGATCTTTTTGGATCGGTGCTCTTGCGCTTGATGGAAGCGAACCCGAGGACGGGAACAAGCCGCGACAGAATAACGGCGGCTTCCACGCGGCTCAGCTCCCCGTTCGGACGGAACGTCCCGTCCGGGTAGCCTTGAATATAACCTGCTCTCATACCCTGCTCCAGCTTGGAATCGAGGATGACCGCTGGGTTCAGAGCAGGCACTACTTTATGAACCGGCCGTAGCGCCGCTTCAGGATCGGCTCCGGAATCAAGCGCGAGATGCCGCCAGTGATGCTACGCGATTCCGCAGATCTTCCTGGACAACAGCAACAAACGCTGGATAACCCGCTGCATCCGGTCCAGGTAGTCCTGGTCGGTCAACGGCCGATCGTTCCGAAGCTCCTCGCACAGCATCTTATAATAAAAGGCGCCAATTTTGATTTAAAAAAGTAAAAATCCGCTCACAAAGCGGATTTTTCAATATGGAGTTAGTTTTAGTATTTTGCTGTCAGTGAAGTCTTTTCCCAATATTTCAGATAATTATAAGGATCCTCTACGATAAATCCATTGGTTATATCATACATTCCGAAGTGCAAATGCGGATCAAAAGTACCTTCGGTACCTTCCTCCCCATAACCTGTATTCCCTACATATCCTATCAGCTGACCTTTCGTAATAGAACTGCCAATTTCTACACCAGTCGCATAAGCCGACATGTGTGCATAATAGAATGCTGTTTTACCATCAGGTGTTTTCACCGTAAGTCGCCAGCCCCCCAGTGTATTCCAACCTTTTTTGATTACCGTACCGTTATAAACACTGTAAATGGGTGTGCCTTTTACAGCCATAATATCATTACCTTCATGGTTACGTTGTTGGGTTCCATCAGCATTAAATGTTCTGCCATCCCCGAATGTATTGATAAATGGGCTATATGTACCAGGTTTCAACGGAAATAGTCCGTCTGATAGGTACGAAGGAGCTTCAACTGAACTTACAGGCATCGAGCTGCTGGTTGAAGTATGATTGTCGGAATTCGTATTTGTCTGTACATTCAGATTGATTGGTAAATTAATTTTCATTCCCACGTACATATTGGCAGCGTTTACATTCGGATTCGCAGCTACTAGGCGACTCCAGTCGATATTTAAACTTTTACTAATCACCCAAAAATTATCTCCAAGCTGTACAGTGTATGTATTGTTCGTTGTGTTCGTCTGGTCGGCTGCTTTTGCTTTTTCCCCAACCGGCATATTGATTTTTAATCCTTCGTAAACATTGTTCGGATTCACTTGATGGTTCGCTGCTAATACGCTGGCAAGACTGATATTAAGTCGTTGTGACACCGACCATAGCGTATCCCCTCTTTGAATAGTATACGTAGAGTAGCTCATAGCCGAAGCCATATTTCCTGTAAGCAATGAAAAGGTCAAAGCAAGACTGAACA is drawn from Paenibacillus sp. V4I7 and contains these coding sequences:
- a CDS encoding GTP-binding protein, with protein sequence MKSLLKFITCGSVDDGKSTLIGHMLYEAKLLFADQERALELDSRLGSRGGKIDYSLLLDGLLAEREQGITIDVAYRYFTTDDRSFIVADTPGHEEYTRNMAVGASFADLAIILVDAKKGVITQTKRHTRICALMGIKHLVLAVNKMDLVGFDPKIFDAIQQEFLQLTAEFHFESIQVIPVSATEGDNITKKSPNTPWYEGLALLPYLENVDVHQSDSTKPFMMPIQRVCRPDHTFRGFQGQIEAGRIAVGDELTTLPSHEKAKVKRILVGDQDRDYAYAGQPVTIQLDREVDVSRGCVFTKDSQIQEANSFSATILWMDDSVLTPGKNYLVKVGTKVLPGTVTAITHKIEINTGKTVPTDHIVKNELATCEFSLSDNIVIDSFEQNKSIGGFILIDRVTNMTSACGVIEQIVQGSDNSVLLDTEITRDVRAQQKGQNPLTLWFTGTVSDKSTLAKEVEKRLVSTGHHTMLLGNGQGESLQRLAEVAKLMNDAGLIALVSNDSPIENDRETARDIIGKEYIEVYVNGPLAGSSSTNDTPGNPEIEIDTSKFSIEEAANYVVKRIIKYLINESSRGQFLNF
- the cysD gene encoding sulfate adenylyltransferase subunit CysD, with product MLDSIQEMTHLDQLEAEAIYIIREVAAECENPVMLYSIGKDSSVMLHLALKAFYPEKPPFSFMHIDTTWKFKEMIEFRDRKAKEFGIKMIVHSNQEGIDQGINPFDHGSAYTDIMKTQALKEGLDKYGFTAAFGGGRRDEEKSRAKERIFSFRNKNHAWDPKNQRPEMWKLFNTRINKGESIRVFPISNWTEKDIWQYIRRENIDIVPLYFAKERPVLERDGHLIMVDDDRMKLEPHEKIEMKKMRFRTLGCYPLTGGAESEADTIDAIIEETLGAVSSERTTRVIDQEAAGSMERRKREGYF
- a CDS encoding S-layer homology domain-containing protein, with the translated sequence MRAGYIQGYPDGTFRPNGELSRVEAAVILSRLVPVLGFASIKRKSTDPKRSVLLLLIRNLSAFSRIKNRYGTGGAVAELFRSDTAYGECLSS
- a CDS encoding peptidoglycan DD-metalloendopeptidase family protein, producing MKKTTMFSLALTFSLLTGNMASAMSYSTYTIQRGDTLWSVSQRLNISLASVLAANHQVNPNNVYEGLKINMPVGEKAKAADQTNTTNNTYTVQLGDNFWVISKSLNIDWSRLVAANPNVNAANMYVGMKINLPINLNVQTNTNSDNHTSTSSSMPVSSVEAPSYLSDGLFPLKPGTYSPFINTFGDGRTFNADGTQQRNHEGNDIMAVKGTPIYSVYNGTVIKKGWNTLGGWRLTVKTPDGKTAFYYAHMSAYATGVEIGSSITKGQLIGYVGNTGYGEEGTEGTFDPHLHFGMYDITNGFIVEDPYNYLKYWEKTSLTAKY